The DNA region GATGGCGAACGTGAGCGTGCTCAACACGCCGAGCAGCGTCCCCGCCGTCAGCGCTAGCGCGAGGTCGGTCAGCGAGAGCGTCCGGACCAGCGCCACGGTCTCGCCCGCCGGGAACAGCCCCGAGAGGAAGAACCCCGACAGCGCGTAGAGCACGAGCGCGATTGCGACGACGTAAAAGGGCGCGTTGAGGTACCGCCACTTGAACTCGTCGACGAGATACTCGTCGGTCACCTGCCCGAGACTGCTCGTGACGCCCGCCGCGGCGAACCACTGAACCGCGCCGTGGACGAACGCCGCCACGAGCGCCGGAACGGTGAGCGAGCCGTCGACGGCCCGTTCGACTGCCTGTATCGTCTCGGCGCCCTGCGCGCCGCCGACGATGATGAGCGCGGCGGCGACGACGTAGGTGATGAGCGTCACCCGGCCGGCGTAGAGGATGTTCCGTGCGCGAGCGGCCGCGTCGTCGACGAATCGCTCCAGACCTAAGCCGCGGAACAGGACATAGAGACCCAGTAAGGCCGAGATGAGTCCGAGCACCGTCGCGCCCTCGACGTCGAACAGCGTCGCGATAGTGACGAACGGGTAGATGAGAAGCAGGATGCCCAGTGGGACGAGAATCGTGCCGCGCGTCTCCGGGTCGTCGAGCACCTGCTTGATAGTGTAGTACATCGACTCCAAGTCTTGCGCTTGCCGGACGACGACCCGGCGGACGCTGTCGATGGGGACCCGAGAGCGGATGACCGGCAGGACGGACTCGTCCTGCGCGCCGTCGGTGATGACGACCGCGCGGACGGTCTCACCGGTCTGGAGGCTCGCCAACACCTCGTCGACCTCGTCGCCGACGGCGCGGTTAGCTTTCACGTCGTTACCGTTGAGACCGGTGACAGCGGCGACTTCGACCTCCTCGACGTCGTCGGGGTCGCCCGCTTCGAACTCCGCGACGAGGTCGTCGTGGACGTGAATTCCTTGAAACAGGACGTTCACGTCGGAGTCCTCCGGGTCGGCCGTCGCGAGCGCCACCGCGGCCTCCTCGACGGACTCTCGACCGACAACCGGCGTCTTCAGACCGGTTTTGCGGCCGAGGTCGTCGTCGAGGTCGACACAGAGGACGAGCAGCATCGTCAGCGGCTACGCCAGCATGCTATATTTGCTTTCGGGAGCGGCGGCACTGTTCGGTCGGTCTCCGGTCGGTCGGTTATCGCCGTTCGAGTCCCGAGAGGAGGTGTCAGCCGACGGCGAGAACTAGTCACGCTGGATGCGAACAGACGCCACGCATGGGCGAGAGACGAGTCGCACGCCTTTTGACGCTGCGCCGAATACGACGGTAACAAGCGAATGATCTCGAAGGGCTGCGAACAGTGCGCCATGGGAGGGAAGATGGTACTCTTCGTCTACGGGTACTGCGACCAGCGGGACTGTTTCTACTGCCCTCTCGGCGAGAACCGCAAGAACGTCACCGACGTGTACGCCAACGAGCGCCTCGTCGAGGAGGACGAGGACGTCATCCGCGAGGCCGAGCGGATGGACGCCCTCGGCACCTCCATCACCGGCGGCGAACCCCAGGAGGCGCTCGACAAGACCTGTCGGTACCTCCGCCTGCTGAAAGAGGAGTTCGGCGAGGACCACCACACCCACCTCTACACGGGTATCACGGGCGGCCGCGAGAACATGCGTCGCCTCGCCGAGGCCGGACTCGACGAGATACGGTTCCACCCGCCGCTGGAACTGTGGGGCGAGATGCACGGCACCGAGTGGGAGGAGATTCTCTACATCGCCCGCGAGGAGGGGCTCACCCCCGCCTTCGAGATTCCCGGCATCCGCGCCGAGGAGGAGTTTCTCGAGTTCCTCGACGAGGGCGCGGCCGACTTCTGCAACGTCAACGAGTTCGAGATGTCCGACGGCAACTATCGACGGATGCAGGAGAAAGGCTTCGAACTGCAGGAGGGCCACATGTCGGCCGTCGACGGCTCGAAGGAAGCGATCTTGGACGTGATGGGCGACCACGAGCGCGTCTACTTCTGCACCTCGGTGTTCAAAGACGCCGCCCAGCACCGCAACCGCCTGAAGCGGATGGCCCGCAACATCCGCCGGGAGTTCGACGAGATAACCGACGACGGCACCCTCGTCTACGGGAAGACGTGGGAACCCGAAGCCCGCCTCCGGGAACTCGGCGTCCCCGAGGAGTTCTACACCGTCAAGTCCGACCACGTCGAACTCGCGTGGTGGCTCCTCAAAGAGATGGTCCAGGAGGGCGACGTGGAGAAGGGCGAAATCGTCGAGCAGTATCCGACCGTCGACGGGACGGTCGTCGAGCGCACGCCGCTCGCGTAACTGAGGTGGTTTTTTGGCCCAGATTTTTGCGAGGAGGAGCGCGAGCGAAGCGTGCGCGGCGACAGCGCGAAAAGGTGGACGGTGCTGTGGTCGAGCGGACGCCGTCGGTCTACGTTCGACGGGCTGACGCCCTCCGAGTCTCAGACGTACTCCACGGTGAGCGCGTAGTACGCGCTCGGGCCGAACATTAGCGCCGCTGCGACGACTACCCACTCGTCGAGCGCCACGCCGAGTGCGCTCCCGACAGCGAGTAGGCAGACACCGGCGGCGACGCCGCCGAGGACGCACAGACGACGGGTCGACGGAGACGGCAGCGCCCCCCGGCGGGCGGCGTACAGCGCACCGGTGAGCGAGACGAGGAGCGCGTCCGCCGTCGCGTACAGCGCGGTGTCGGCGAAAAATCCAACGGCTAAGAGGCCGACAGCGACGCCGAGACACCCGAACGCGGTCCGAGTAGGCGAGAGGGGGTTCACCGCCGTACCGTATCGGAGGTAGTAGACGAGCGGCGGCAGGAACGCCACCAACGCCAGTAGCACGCCGAACGTGAACCCGGCGAGCGGCGTCGTAGTTCGGACCCCGCCGAGCGTCGCTTCGGCGAGGAGGACGAGACCGACGAGAGCGCCGAGTGCGAGCACGGCCATCGGTGGAAGCACGTTCGTCGGCTTCTCGTCGTGGACGACGGCGTAGGCGGCGAAGGGGTACCCGAGGAGGACGGCGACGAGCGTCGTCCGAAGGACGTCGCCGGTGAGGACGAGCGACGAGACGAGAAGCGACAGCGAGAGCAACGCCCCGGTGACGAGCGCGAACTCCGGGACGTGGCGACTCATACATAGAGCTTTGAGCAGCGCAGCAAAACGGGTTTCG from Haloprofundus halobius includes:
- a CDS encoding DUF373 family protein, coding for MLLVLCVDLDDDLGRKTGLKTPVVGRESVEEAAVALATADPEDSDVNVLFQGIHVHDDLVAEFEAGDPDDVEEVEVAAVTGLNGNDVKANRAVGDEVDEVLASLQTGETVRAVVITDGAQDESVLPVIRSRVPIDSVRRVVVRQAQDLESMYYTIKQVLDDPETRGTILVPLGILLLIYPFVTIATLFDVEGATVLGLISALLGLYVLFRGLGLERFVDDAAARARNILYAGRVTLITYVVAAALIIVGGAQGAETIQAVERAVDGSLTVPALVAAFVHGAVQWFAAAGVTSSLGQVTDEYLVDEFKWRYLNAPFYVVAIALVLYALSGFFLSGLFPAGETVALVRTLSLTDLALALTAGTLLGVLSTLTFAIAESKYPTGAEPA
- a CDS encoding radical SAM protein, which produces MISKGCEQCAMGGKMVLFVYGYCDQRDCFYCPLGENRKNVTDVYANERLVEEDEDVIREAERMDALGTSITGGEPQEALDKTCRYLRLLKEEFGEDHHTHLYTGITGGRENMRRLAEAGLDEIRFHPPLELWGEMHGTEWEEILYIAREEGLTPAFEIPGIRAEEEFLEFLDEGAADFCNVNEFEMSDGNYRRMQEKGFELQEGHMSAVDGSKEAILDVMGDHERVYFCTSVFKDAAQHRNRLKRMARNIRREFDEITDDGTLVYGKTWEPEARLRELGVPEEFYTVKSDHVELAWWLLKEMVQEGDVEKGEIVEQYPTVDGTVVERTPLA